In Nostoc sp. CENA543, a single genomic region encodes these proteins:
- a CDS encoding response regulator transcription factor, giving the protein MSSIPIKILLVEDDELFRLGLRVRLQQEPGLEIVAEAEDGETAIELVKQNLLDVVLLDVGLPGIGGIEACRQIKQQNPLLPILVFTSHSQKPLITRLIEAGAQGYCLKGIAAEKLVLALRSVAAGASWWDATATQEIRSSLSYELSQPESDNITKLANPLTGREQEILSLLAAGKTNQEIAQTLCIATGTVRVHIHAILQKLEVSDRTQAVLVALQKHLIKNQ; this is encoded by the coding sequence ATGTCCTCTATCCCTATTAAAATTTTACTTGTTGAGGACGATGAACTCTTCCGCTTAGGTTTACGCGTGCGATTGCAACAAGAACCGGGCTTAGAGATTGTCGCTGAGGCTGAGGATGGTGAAACAGCTATTGAATTAGTCAAGCAAAATCTTTTAGATGTGGTGCTATTAGATGTAGGTTTGCCGGGAATTGGTGGTATTGAAGCTTGCAGACAAATTAAACAGCAAAATCCCCTCCTGCCAATTTTAGTTTTCACTTCTCATTCCCAAAAACCTTTAATTACACGCTTAATTGAAGCTGGCGCGCAGGGCTACTGTCTTAAAGGCATTGCTGCGGAAAAGTTAGTTTTGGCATTACGTTCTGTGGCTGCGGGTGCTTCGTGGTGGGATGCCACAGCAACACAGGAAATTCGTTCTTCCTTAAGCTACGAACTATCTCAACCTGAGTCAGACAATATCACTAAGCTTGCCAATCCACTGACTGGGCGTGAGCAAGAAATTCTTTCACTATTAGCCGCCGGTAAAACTAATCAAGAAATCGCCCAGACATTATGTATCGCCACAGGGACAGTACGAGTGCATATTCATGCGATTTTACAGAAGTTAGAGGTAAGCGATCGCACTCAAGCTGTACTTGTTGCTTTACAAAAACATTTAATTAAAAATCAGTAG
- a CDS encoding sensor histidine kinase: MVMEFKTPTEYVFGYLYTGPILLTNSWFGKMANFQATTVAVCLTILNLFLPGGEIINVSTVANRAIAVMALIVTGVLSNRLRRSQEAIAVTRAKLESQEELVKLREDFASTLTHDLKTPLLGAIETIKAFQQEKFGPVVPTQQQVLDTMARSHQTSLQLVETLLDVYRNDIEGLKLDLAPLDLSNLAEEVASSLIALAANRRVHLSVSYGDSDWRRALWVQGDTLQLQRVFNNLLVNAINHSRRGAKVEVVLEPQDSYQVVKILDTGAGIEPEQLPHLFERFYQGHSDTFGLRQAKGSGLGLYLSRQIIEAHGGIIWAENRTPTGAMFAFKLPVYPFQSLTA, from the coding sequence ATGGTGATGGAGTTTAAAACACCCACTGAATATGTGTTTGGATATCTTTACACCGGCCCCATATTGTTAACAAACTCATGGTTTGGCAAGATGGCAAACTTTCAAGCCACTACTGTAGCTGTGTGCTTAACAATTTTGAATCTTTTTTTACCGGGAGGTGAAATAATTAATGTATCCACAGTTGCCAATCGCGCGATCGCTGTTATGGCTTTGATTGTCACTGGTGTGTTAAGCAATCGCCTGCGTCGTTCCCAAGAAGCGATCGCTGTTACTCGTGCCAAGCTAGAATCTCAAGAGGAACTAGTAAAACTCCGAGAAGATTTCGCCTCTACACTCACCCATGATTTAAAAACACCTTTGCTGGGAGCCATTGAAACCATCAAAGCTTTTCAACAAGAAAAATTTGGCCCCGTTGTACCAACTCAACAACAAGTGTTAGACACAATGGCACGTAGCCACCAAACTTCTCTGCAACTCGTAGAAACTCTGCTAGATGTCTATCGTAACGATATTGAAGGCTTAAAACTGGACTTAGCACCTCTAGATTTAAGCAACTTAGCAGAAGAGGTGGCTAGTAGTTTGATTGCATTAGCAGCGAATCGTCGTGTTCATCTCTCGGTGAGTTATGGTGATTCCGATTGGCGACGTGCATTGTGGGTTCAAGGCGATACCCTACAACTGCAACGTGTGTTTAACAATCTCTTGGTGAATGCCATTAATCACTCGCGGCGCGGTGCTAAGGTAGAAGTAGTTTTAGAACCACAAGATTCTTACCAGGTGGTAAAAATTCTGGATACGGGTGCAGGTATTGAGCCAGAACAGTTACCTCATTTATTTGAGCGATTTTATCAAGGACATAGTGACACTTTCGGTCTACGCCAAGCCAAAGGTTCAGGACTGGGACTTTATCTATCTCGGCAAATTATTGAAGCCCACGGCGGTATAATTTGGGCAGAGAACAGAACACCAACTGGTGCTATGTTTGCATTCAAATTGCCCGTTTATCCCTTTCAATCTCTAACTGCCTGA
- the kdpA gene encoding potassium-transporting ATPase subunit KdpA — MLQGWIQIALTLLIVVAITPFFGRYIARVYQEQITFLDPILNPIERILYSLVGVATKENMTGWQYARAILYSNIVMGLLIFLILMNQGWLPFNPTKIGAPTWDTALHTTISFITNTNQQHYSGETYLSYASQMWGLGYHMFTSAATGLAVGIAFIRGLTGRPLGNFYVDLIRSITRVLLPICIVGGIALMAAGVPETLAGPVVIPTLEDPNISQAIARGPVAHFEIIKELGENGGGFFAINSAHPFENPNGFSNLIEVVAMLSIPTALIYAYGLFAHNTKQAWLVYGMVGVIYIAFIIITAIGEYNGNPAVNTLLGSTQPNLEGKEVRFGWAQSALFAVSTTGTMCGAVNSLHDSFMPNGGFVTLSNMFLQIIWGGQGTGTAYLFAYLILAVFATGLMVGRTPEFLGRKIEKREVVLASFLILLVHPIAIMIPAGIALAFPDQLAGISNPGFHGFAQVIYEYASAAANNGSGLEGLSDSQPSPIAIAVGAKTTATALWWNLSTCFSLLAGRYIPIIGLLLLADSMSRKQQVPFNVGTLRTDTGLFTGVTAGVILILGALTFFPVLAFGPIGEAFWIARGIG, encoded by the coding sequence ATGTTACAAGGATGGATACAAATAGCATTAACGCTATTAATTGTCGTGGCTATAACTCCCTTTTTTGGGCGATATATAGCGCGTGTCTACCAAGAGCAAATAACTTTTCTTGACCCGATTTTGAATCCGATTGAGCGAATACTTTACTCTTTGGTGGGTGTTGCCACTAAAGAAAATATGACGGGTTGGCAGTATGCACGAGCCATTTTGTACAGCAACATAGTGATGGGGTTGCTGATTTTCTTGATTCTCATGAATCAAGGATGGTTGCCTTTTAACCCTACTAAAATAGGTGCGCCAACTTGGGATACAGCATTACACACAACCATATCGTTTATTACCAACACTAACCAACAACACTATTCTGGTGAAACCTACCTCAGCTATGCCAGTCAAATGTGGGGTTTAGGCTATCATATGTTCACCTCGGCGGCGACTGGGTTGGCGGTGGGGATTGCTTTTATTCGTGGGTTGACTGGTAGACCTTTGGGTAACTTTTATGTAGACTTGATTCGCTCAATTACGCGGGTTTTGTTACCTATTTGTATTGTGGGTGGAATTGCCCTAATGGCGGCTGGCGTTCCCGAAACCTTAGCCGGGCCAGTTGTCATTCCTACTTTAGAAGATCCTAATATAAGTCAGGCGATCGCACGCGGCCCTGTGGCTCATTTTGAAATCATCAAAGAACTAGGAGAAAACGGCGGCGGCTTTTTTGCCATCAACTCTGCACATCCTTTTGAAAATCCCAACGGCTTTTCTAACTTAATTGAGGTTGTGGCGATGCTGTCAATTCCCACAGCATTGATTTATGCTTACGGTTTATTTGCTCACAACACTAAACAAGCTTGGTTAGTCTACGGGATGGTAGGTGTGATTTATATCGCGTTTATCATCATCACCGCCATTGGTGAATATAATGGCAATCCAGCAGTCAATACACTTTTGGGCAGTACACAACCAAACTTAGAAGGAAAGGAAGTCCGGTTTGGTTGGGCGCAGTCTGCCTTGTTTGCTGTCAGCACAACCGGCACTATGTGTGGTGCTGTTAATAGTTTGCATGACTCCTTCATGCCCAACGGCGGTTTTGTCACCCTCTCGAATATGTTTTTGCAAATCATTTGGGGTGGACAGGGTACAGGTACAGCATACTTGTTTGCTTACTTGATTTTGGCAGTATTTGCTACAGGTTTAATGGTGGGACGCACACCAGAATTTCTGGGACGCAAAATCGAAAAGCGGGAAGTTGTACTAGCAAGTTTTCTGATTCTCTTAGTTCACCCCATTGCGATTATGATACCGGCTGGCATCGCCCTAGCATTCCCCGATCAACTAGCAGGAATCAGCAACCCAGGCTTTCACGGTTTTGCTCAAGTTATCTATGAATACGCCTCAGCAGCAGCTAACAACGGTTCAGGATTGGAAGGCTTAAGTGATTCTCAACCATCACCAATAGCCATTGCAGTCGGTGCCAAAACTACCGCAACTGCTTTATGGTGGAACCTCAGCACTTGTTTTAGTCTCCTCGCCGGACGCTACATTCCCATTATTGGGTTACTGTTACTAGCAGATAGTATGTCTCGCAAACAACAAGTTCCTTTCAACGTCGGTACATTACGCACTGACACCGGACTATTTACAGGTGTAACCGCAGGGGTAATTTTAATCCTCGGCGCGCTGACATTTTTCCCAGTCCTAGCATTCGGCCCCATCGGTGAAGCCTTTTGGATTGCTAGAGGTATTGGTTGA
- the kdpB gene encoding potassium-transporting ATPase subunit KdpB has protein sequence MTTNIDSSPRPPRIPHGTRDSRRHTPKADMRGLYQRAIKESFVKLHPRIAVKNPVMFVVWVGTIVTFLVTLDPNLFGTLQVNVNQQRLLNGLITLILFFTVVFANFAEAVAEGRGKAQADSLRSTRSDTTARKILPDGTIEQINSTELRRNDLVKVIANDMIPADGEVIQGIGSVDESAITGESAPVLKQPGTDIASSVTGGTRLLSDELTIRITADPGQGFIDRMISLVEGAERTKTPNEIALTVLLAVLTQVFLIVVATMPPFVNYIANFISIVFGAEAGNSLRAGASVAILISLLVALIPTTIGGLLSAIGIAGMDRVAQFNVIATSGRAVEACGDINTLVLDKTGTITLGNRMADEFIPVNSYSVTDVARVALAASVFDETPEGRSIIKLAESLGVKVDFDSKQAEGVEFSAKTRMSGTNLPNGKEVRKGAVDAIKGFVRSRGGRIADDVDAAYERVSRLGGTPLAVCQDDQIFGVIYLKDIVKPGLRERFDQLRRMGVKTVMLTGDNRITASVIAQEAGVDDFIAEATPEDKISVIRSEQSQGKLVAMTGDGTNDAPALAQANVGLAMNSGTQAAKEAANMVDLDSDPTKLIDLVTIGKQLLITRGALTTFSIANDIAKYFAIIPTIFAAAGIGALNIMGLKSAQSAIISALIYNALIIPVLIPLALKGVKFRPLTADQLLKRNIFIYGVGGIIAPFIAIKLIDVILPLS, from the coding sequence ATGACAACCAATATAGACTCATCACCTCGTCCTCCCCGTATTCCTCACGGAACGCGTGATTCACGCAGACATACACCCAAAGCAGATATGCGGGGGCTTTATCAAAGGGCAATCAAAGAATCTTTTGTCAAACTTCATCCCCGTATTGCCGTCAAAAATCCCGTGATGTTTGTGGTTTGGGTGGGAACAATCGTCACTTTTCTGGTAACTCTTGACCCTAATTTATTCGGCACTTTACAGGTAAATGTCAACCAACAACGGCTATTAAACGGTTTAATTACCTTAATTCTCTTTTTTACAGTCGTGTTTGCTAACTTTGCCGAAGCAGTCGCCGAAGGACGCGGTAAAGCACAAGCAGATTCCTTGAGGTCAACCCGTTCCGATACTACTGCCCGCAAAATACTACCCGATGGTACAATTGAGCAAATTAACTCCACCGAATTACGCCGCAACGACTTAGTAAAAGTCATTGCCAATGATATGATTCCCGCCGATGGCGAAGTGATTCAAGGTATCGGTTCAGTTGATGAGTCGGCAATTACAGGGGAATCTGCGCCTGTACTCAAACAACCAGGTACAGATATTGCTAGTTCTGTGACTGGAGGTACACGCTTACTTTCAGATGAATTAACGATTCGCATTACTGCCGACCCTGGTCAGGGTTTTATTGACCGGATGATTTCCCTTGTGGAAGGGGCAGAACGGACGAAAACACCTAATGAGATTGCCTTAACAGTATTGTTAGCCGTACTGACGCAAGTTTTCTTAATTGTGGTGGCTACTATGCCCCCCTTTGTTAACTATATTGCCAACTTTATCAGCATTGTGTTTGGGGCAGAAGCCGGAAACAGCTTGCGTGCAGGTGCTAGCGTCGCCATCTTAATTTCCCTATTGGTAGCTTTAATACCTACTACTATCGGTGGTTTACTCAGTGCGATCGGTATTGCTGGTATGGATAGAGTCGCCCAATTTAATGTCATTGCCACCTCTGGACGAGCTGTAGAAGCCTGCGGTGATATTAATACCTTGGTGCTAGATAAAACTGGTACAATTACCTTGGGCAACCGTATGGCTGATGAGTTTATCCCGGTCAACAGTTACTCAGTCACAGATGTAGCGCGAGTAGCTTTAGCTGCCAGTGTGTTTGATGAAACACCAGAAGGTAGGTCAATTATTAAACTAGCTGAAAGTTTGGGTGTCAAGGTTGATTTTGATTCCAAACAAGCCGAAGGTGTGGAATTTTCTGCAAAAACCCGGATGAGTGGGACTAATTTACCCAACGGGAAGGAAGTCCGTAAAGGCGCAGTAGACGCAATTAAAGGCTTTGTCCGTTCTCGTGGTGGTCGAATTGCTGACGATGTGGATGCAGCTTATGAGCGAGTTTCTCGTCTAGGTGGTACGCCCTTAGCAGTCTGTCAAGATGACCAAATTTTCGGGGTGATTTATCTCAAGGATATCGTCAAACCGGGCTTGCGGGAAAGATTTGACCAACTGCGGCGGATGGGTGTGAAGACTGTCATGCTAACGGGTGACAACCGCATTACCGCCAGTGTCATTGCTCAAGAAGCCGGAGTAGATGATTTCATCGCCGAAGCCACACCAGAAGACAAAATTAGCGTGATTCGCTCCGAACAATCTCAAGGTAAACTGGTGGCAATGACTGGTGATGGTACTAACGACGCACCTGCATTAGCTCAAGCTAACGTCGGGTTAGCCATGAACTCTGGAACCCAAGCCGCCAAAGAAGCTGCTAACATGGTGGACTTAGATTCTGACCCCACCAAGTTAATCGATTTGGTGACAATTGGGAAACAGTTACTCATCACCCGTGGGGCGTTAACAACATTCTCCATCGCCAACGATATTGCTAAGTATTTCGCCATTATCCCCACAATTTTTGCGGCGGCTGGGATTGGCGCACTCAACATTATGGGCTTAAAAAGCGCGCAATCTGCGATTATTTCCGCCCTAATCTACAACGCTTTAATTATTCCCGTCTTGATTCCCCTAGCACTCAAAGGCGTGAAATTCCGTCCCCTAACGGCAGATCAACTATTAAAACGCAACATCTTCATTTATGGCGTAGGTGGAATTATTGCGCCTTTCATTGCAATCAAACTTATTGATGTGATTTTACCTTTGAGTTGA
- a CDS encoding potassium-transporting ATPase subunit F: protein MKPPRVNISPLLTPQVFAQILVGVNEIWLQWRKQKLPLYLFLAMCFNLIVAPVVYAATGEQFSHFQAWALGLLGLVTLSLSTYLFFVMFVPEKF from the coding sequence ATGAAACCTCCTCGTGTAAATATTTCTCCTCTACTGACACCGCAAGTATTCGCCCAAATACTTGTAGGAGTAAACGAAATTTGGTTGCAATGGCGTAAACAAAAACTACCTTTGTATTTGTTCTTAGCAATGTGTTTCAACCTTATAGTTGCGCCTGTTGTTTATGCTGCGACTGGGGAACAGTTTTCACATTTTCAAGCTTGGGCGTTAGGACTATTGGGACTAGTAACATTAAGCCTTTCTACATATTTGTTTTTTGTAATGTTTGTACCGGAGAAATTCTAA
- the kdpC gene encoding K(+)-transporting ATPase subunit C translates to MSFATEASRAIRSTIVLWVIGAIIYPFAMIAFGQLVFPSQANGSLIKDSRGQVVGSSLIGQPFSSDRYFNSRPSTTSYSTADPKKDDAKVLQTGVSGASNLAPSNSALIERIKGKDDPDPSKRVEGDLTRLKATGVQPTADLVYTSGSSLDPHITQEAARAQVARVAKARGISPQQLETLINQNTDGRFLGIFGEPGVNVLKLNLAVDALK, encoded by the coding sequence ATGAGTTTTGCAACAGAAGCCAGCCGAGCAATTCGTTCTACTATAGTCCTTTGGGTAATTGGCGCAATTATTTATCCGTTTGCCATGATTGCCTTTGGACAACTTGTGTTTCCATCTCAAGCTAATGGTAGTTTGATTAAAGATAGTCGGGGTCAAGTTGTTGGTTCTAGTTTAATTGGTCAACCGTTTAGTAGCGATCGCTATTTTAACTCTCGTCCTAGCACCACCAGCTACAGCACCGCCGACCCAAAAAAAGATGATGCTAAAGTGTTACAAACAGGAGTTTCCGGCGCAAGTAATTTAGCTCCTAGTAATTCAGCTTTAATAGAACGCATCAAAGGTAAAGACGATCCAGATCCCAGCAAACGGGTAGAAGGCGATTTAACCCGATTAAAAGCCACAGGTGTACAACCTACCGCAGATTTAGTTTACACCTCTGGTTCTAGTCTTGACCCCCACATTACCCAAGAAGCTGCTAGAGCGCAAGTTGCCCGTGTCGCTAAAGCGCGAGGAATATCACCCCAACAACTAGAAACTCTAATTAATCAAAATACTGATGGTCGCTTTTTGGGAATCTTTGGTGAACCTGGGGTGAATGTCTTGAAATTAAATCTGGCTGTAGATGCCTTAAAATAA
- a CDS encoding sensor protein KdpD: MSHNSTISPDSSYIRPYRRGKHKIFIGMAPGVGKTYKMLEEAHQLKQDGIDVVIGILETHGRKETAEKATGLEVIPRKVTIRENITLQEMDTDAILERSPQLVLVDELAHTNVPGSRREKRYQDVEVILAAGIDVYSTVNIQHLESLNDLVARITGIVVRERIPDRLLDEADAVVVIDVTPETLEDRLQEGKIYAPEKIEQSLKNFFQRRNLIALRELALREVADTVEEEANTSTSQGQSCNIHERVLVCVSTYPNSVQLLRRGARIANYMNARLYGVFVADPERFLTKKESVHIDTCEKLCKEFGGEFLYVKSQNVAQEIAQVAAKYHITQIVIGESQQPRWKRWFKGSFTQRLVDLIRYQNIDLHIIATEQ; this comes from the coding sequence ATGTCCCATAACTCGACAATTTCTCCTGACAGTTCCTACATTCGTCCTTACCGACGTGGAAAGCATAAAATTTTCATCGGGATGGCTCCTGGTGTCGGCAAAACTTACAAAATGCTGGAAGAAGCACATCAGCTGAAACAAGACGGTATTGATGTTGTAATTGGCATTTTGGAAACTCATGGACGCAAAGAAACCGCAGAAAAAGCAACAGGGCTAGAGGTGATTCCTAGAAAAGTCACCATCCGCGAAAATATTACTTTGCAGGAAATGGACACAGATGCAATATTAGAGCGTTCCCCCCAACTTGTGTTAGTTGATGAACTTGCTCATACTAATGTGCCTGGTTCACGACGAGAAAAACGATACCAAGATGTAGAAGTGATTTTAGCCGCCGGCATTGATGTCTACTCCACTGTCAACATTCAGCATTTAGAAAGTTTGAACGACTTAGTTGCGAGAATTACAGGCATTGTAGTGCGAGAACGTATTCCAGACCGCCTCCTAGATGAAGCTGATGCTGTCGTAGTCATTGATGTGACTCCAGAAACTCTAGAAGACCGCTTGCAAGAGGGTAAAATTTATGCACCTGAGAAAATCGAGCAGTCCCTGAAAAACTTTTTTCAACGTCGCAACCTAATTGCTTTGCGAGAGTTGGCTTTGCGGGAAGTAGCGGATACAGTTGAGGAGGAAGCAAATACTTCTACCTCACAAGGACAAAGCTGTAATATTCATGAACGAGTTTTAGTTTGTGTGTCTACCTACCCTAACTCGGTGCAATTGCTCCGTCGCGGCGCACGCATCGCCAATTATATGAATGCGCGACTTTATGGCGTTTTTGTAGCAGATCCTGAGCGATTCCTCACCAAAAAAGAAAGTGTCCATATTGATACCTGTGAGAAGTTATGTAAAGAATTTGGTGGGGAATTTTTATACGTCAAGAGTCAAAATGTTGCTCAAGAAATTGCTCAAGTTGCAGCTAAGTATCACATCACTCAAATTGTTATTGGGGAAAGCCAACAGCCTCGATGGAAAAGATGGTTTAAAGGCTCTTTTACACAGAGATTAGTAGACCTAATTCGATATCAAAACATTGATTTACATATTATCGCTACCGAACAATGA